The Hemibagrus wyckioides isolate EC202008001 linkage group LG13, SWU_Hwy_1.0, whole genome shotgun sequence DNA window AtatctaacacatcaacaaatATAACTGCGAGAACGACACAAATGACCATGAGGTTCTATACCACACAACACTTTGGCTTACTGACAACAAACCTGACCTGAGGATAAatgagcagagcagagcagagcaaagCCACCTTCTGCTCAAGAGACGCaaagatgatgttttttttttttgcttataaGTTCTGTATATTTTGTCCCAGAAACAGATGTGGTACCTTTAGATTCAGGGAAGCATTGTGAGTGGAATGATACCCAACTTGACTCTGTGTGttattttgaatttttcttttattttacaaCTGGAGTATAATTAAGAAACTTGCTTTGTCATCATTTTGTTCCATCTTTAGATTGTCTGAACACCTtttaacacacacttttacacaagCACTTAACATTTTCTGTGGCAAGTGCTCCTGCCACAATTATTGCTGCTAGTTTGCAAAGTAGAAACAGTGAGGTGCAATACGATTTGAACTCAGAATATTAATCCCTGCTTCCATCAGATATGATGTTACGGTAAAATCATGTGAAGTTATAGAGGTGTTATTGCGAATGATAAAATGCTCACCACTCTCTAACAGTAACCTTCTGCCATCTATACACACGAAGCTCACAACCTGCTGGCCACAATATTAGCTACCATCactgctaaacacacacacacacacacacagaaatcatgtcACTCACTTGCGCTCGCTCTCCTCCTGCTTGTCTTCGTCCGagttctctccatctctctctggaGAAGGAGTGCGTGGTGGAGTTGGAGGTCTGCGAGGCAGAGGGATCCACTTCAACTCCAGCATTTCTCCTTTAGCCAGAAGCTCATACAAACGCTTGATCTCCTCGGGTGGAGGCATCCAGGTCTTAGCTTCCTCCAGCTCCTCGTCACTGTACGGGATTTCCCACTCGTCATCCTCCTGCTGGCTCTGGCCTCCGTTGGTCATGTCTTCACCCTCCTTTGTTCCCTCGTTCTGTTTGTCTTCATCTGGTAACTCTGTGTCTTTCTCCTCATCTAAGAGAAGTGGACAAATGAAAACATCactcccactctcactcactcacacacacacacactctcactcagtgtCCACACAGTGTCCACACTGAGTGCTCTGCTGTATAAATAAGATGTCCAGATTAAATGAAGGCATGCAGGTTGTTTTCATACCTTTCTCGTCCTCGGGTTTAGTAGCCTCTTCGCTTTCTTTTTCAGTGTCCTCTTCTGTAGATTTGTCCTCGTTTTCCTTCACACCCATCACCTCCACTCGGTCTGAGAGCGAGGACTCCACATCCCCCGCTGCCTGCATCACACCTGCTGACACCACAAAACAGGGTCAAGGTCTGATCAACCCAATGCAACATGCATACACCtctgtagctctctctctctctcacacatgcacacgctcatgctcacgctctctctctctctgtcactcactcacactctctctctcacacacactcacccaccctctcacacacacacaaactcgctccctcacccccccacactcgctcatgctctctctctctctgtcactcactcactcactcacactctctctctcacacacactcacccacactcaccccccctctcacacacacacaaactcgctccctcaccccccccacactcgctcatgctctctctctctctgtcactcactcactctctctctctcacacacacactcacccacccctctcacacacacacaaacttgctccctcacccccccacacactcgctcatgctctctctctctccctctctctcccacacactcactccctctctctctctctctcacacacacacacacacacacactcaccccccctcactctcacacacacacaaactccctccctcaccccccctcactcacacacacacactcactcccccccactctctcgcgcacacacacaaaacacacactctcaccccccccctcactcacacacactctctcactccccccccactctctcacgcacacacacaaacacacacacacacacacactctcacccccccccactcacacacacacacacacactctcaccccccccccccccactcacacacacacacacacaaacacacacacacacactctcccccccccccccccactactcacacacacacacacacacacacacacacacttagcacCACTAATGTTTACAGTCAGGAAAAGTTACACTTTACTAATTTACTCCGGCTGTTTGATGTCTAGTCATCTAGCCTGAATGAACCTTACAGCTGTGTCCATCAGCAGGCCGGTGATGTGTTACACTCTGCTACATCCGCTACACAGCTGagctaagagagagagattcaggacAATGCCTACAACAGCGTATAATAGTGCAGAGTGTAATTACCGTACCGAGCTCACATGAAGATATTCCTGTCGGTTCTGGTCGTGTGCAGAAGCTTTACAGTGTGTTCAATCGAGAAGATCTGCTTTCCATTGTTAATTCTGATCAATGATAGACTGAATGTTTACTTCTCGGCTAGACTCCCGCCGTCTGCGTCATCGAGCGGCGTAATGGCGTCACTACAGCGACCCCTGCTGTTCGGAGGACCAGTATACCGAAAGAATTTCATATCATTTCGTTTCATTTAAACAAATCAACAAGCAAAAcagtaattaatattaatactaaaATAAGCACTACATGAAATACACCATAACCAGGGTTAGAAAGCTGTCAAATAAACCTATCAAAcctttgaaataaataatgaaactaaataaatatttattttaaaattatatactaaattaaattaaatgatttgaacTTTTATTTGACagtttaattaactaattaccAATTAAGTCGATTATTTGGCGTTTTAATTACTTATTTTGTTATTTCATGTTGCTCCCCCTGCGCACCATAAAAGCCCTTTAACTTGACACGCAGTTCCCACATCCTGTCATACCGGATGTTCATACTCTGACTGCATAGTTTTCTTTTCCCACCCATATTTTTCAGCCGTCTGTTAGCCTGCTGTTTGGCTATCAGCGTCCAGCCTGACGAGTAAATCAGAAAAGTAGTTTGTTGATTGGACAGTTGTCTAGTCAATCAGCACTTTAGGGGCGGGATTTATATGAATACGGgtgggtaaaaaaaattaacgCCCGATTTGAAGGTGTTTAGTTGGGCCGCAAGTGGACGCAATTTGTATTGGAGATGAGTTTTGAGTGGCCCTGGCAGTACAATTTCCCCCCATTTTTCACGTAAGTACACCAAGCCGGcgtataatactgtaaatatgcGCATATTCCAAATGACATCTTCACGGGCTTTGTAACGCCTGTTAATGATTTGTGTAAGAGCTAGGAGACTTGGCTAGTTTTTCCTCTCACTCTCAGGCTGAATTCCAAACCGCAGTGTACACCCTATATAGGTGCACTCTAACCGGTTTGAAATAACACCTGTCAGGCACACTATGTAGTGTACTAAATATTAACGAGGTGCTATTTGGGATTGAACTGGTTCAGTGCTACGGAAGTAAGTGATCACTAGCCTGTGTTAATGGGTAAACTTATTAGAACACTAACTAGTGGCAAAAATCTGATTTGTACACGTCATCTTCAAGCACAGTTAACTTAGTTGGTTGTGGAACCCGTGGAAGATTAAAGATGTGACTAGATTCAGGGGAGTGTGGAGGTGGGTGACTCCCCAGACCTAAAACTCCTACCTTTTTTTGTTATGATTGTTAGACTACAGCCCAATGTTGACACGAGGCAGAAGCAGCTAGCGGCTTGGTGCTCCCTCGCCCTCTCATACTGCCGCCACAGGAAGCTCTACACTATGGATGTTCTGGAGGCGCAGGAGAGCCCCATGTTCAACAACAAGAAGATCGAGAGTATCCTTaaactacaccacacacacaccatcagccaGCTGTTTTCAGGGGAGCTAATTCATGCTTAAAAATGTCACTAGAGGTTGCAGAGTGATGAGACAGAGAtttatcatcagcatcatcatttgcatatcaaagAAAATGGAACAGAATTGTTTCATTTgaagtttttttccctccccatGACATCTCCCTAGCTCCCACACGTGCATACTCTACAGTATCCTACATCATATATCCGAAAGTATGTGGATTCCTGACCAGCACACCTGTATCTGTTCCTTCCCCCAAATACTTGTACagctggaactaagagactcgAACCTGTTCCTGCATGACGGTGTGCAAAGCGTGCTTCATGAAGATACTGTATATGAAGGTATGTTAATGTTGGAGTGGGAGATCTCAAGTGTCCtgctctgactcaaccccaccgAACATCCTTGTGATGCACTTGATCACCGATTGCACTCCAGACCTCCTctctcttacaacatcagtgtctgatctcactaatgtgcttgtagctgaatgatcacaaattcCCACAGCCTTTCTCCAACATCTAGTAGTAAGAAGAGTGGAGCATATTCAGCTATCAGCTAATGGGGGGACTATATCAACAAGCACATACAAGTGTGATGGtgaggggtgcacaaacttttggcaaaatagtgctGCCAGTCAGGGAGGGTGAGAGCTAGTGAAGGGCTTTCTCTGAGACAAATGAAGCTGTGAAACCAGCAGCTGTGGTTAGCTGAGTTAGAGAGCCATATCCAATGCAGCTATTTTCTAAAATCATGGTGTTAATTTGCAGCACTTTCTCAAATGACGGCATGTTGAATTTGAACAGGTTATGTAAACCTGTGGATACTGCTAGTAAAGCCCGTGATCGTGAacagatgaattagagcggagactgtgagccagatcaAAAcagggacgtctgcctttacatgcacatgaatgtaatatggagttgtcccaccctttgcagctataacagcttcaactcttctggaaaagctgtccacaaggtttaggagtgtgtttatgggaatttttgaccattcttccagaagcgcatttgtgaggtcacacactgatgttggacgagaaggtctggctcacagtctccggtctaattcatcacaaaggtgttctatgtggttgaggtcaggactctgtgcaggccagtcaagttcctccacaccaaactcactcatccatgtctttatagaccttgctttggtcactggtgcacagtcatgttggaagggtcatccccaaactgttcccacaaagttgggagcatgaaattgtccaaaatgtcttggtatgaagctgaagcattaagagttcctttcactggaattaaggggccgagcccaacccctgaaaaacaacacctgaattcaagtgtttggaggggtgtcccaaaacctttggcaatatagtgtatgtatttatgtatacagGATTCAGCATTACACACAAGTAATGCTTAGTGCACTAAGCCAAAATACCATTAGGTATCTGATCTTTAAAATCATATTGTCTGAATATTAAAGGCTTTTTTCAGCATTTCTGCATATTCACTTTGACTTCAGTTGTTCAGGAAAACTTTCCGTTGAGGCCATACAAGTCGTCTTTGAGGAACTGAGGAAAAAAGGTGAGCTGTGATCTCTATTAAATTGTTGCCTTTCTTCAAAACACAGTCAGGTCTCAATAATGTCAAGAGGTTCGAATCCAAACGAGTTTGTGAAACAGCGCTGTCACTGTTGTTTCTGACCGCAGGGAACCTGGAATGGatggacaaaaacaaaacgCGCTGTTTAATCATGTGGCGAAGACCCGAGGAGTGGGGCAAGCTGATTTATCAATGGGTGAGCTCTGATACCGTTTACTCATAACACTCAGACTTTTACAgtctaattaaaatattttaaggaTTCTGATGACCTGTGTCATTTGTGTGAGATTCaacacatacatctgtaactccACTCACAATTttaaactgttcatctcaccaatacatgtacctgtaagaaaaaaaaaacataagaaactgattattttgcagttgtctcttatttttttccacagctatatatatatatatatatatatatatatatatatatatatatatatatatatatatatatatatatatatatatattaatatatatatatatatatatatatatatatatattaatatatatagaaCCAGTCTCAGctgggaacccatcctcatttgggtgaccctggacagtaaataatgtaaatgtaactaaataatgtcctttctacaacagcaaacaAGGGCCATGAGGCAccattaggtcagtgtagtttctgagttcattatagacactaattccttgctgttcCAAGCTGACAGATccgtgacggtgtgaaagtccccaagtggctctgtccacggctgtctcctggtcacaggctgtccacacagatccatccacagccaTAATATACAAATGTATGCTTTTAAATTTGTGATAACCGTTTTTGGAAGATgtgtatgatggtcaggtgtctgcaaacttttggccaaagagtgtgttatagttatgtagttatagttatagtcaTCTATGTTTATTTCCGTATGGACATTAGATGTGTGTTGATCTACATGACAAGcgaatattatactgtatttttaaaTGCTGCATTGCTTTCTTTATTGCTTTACTACTGAAAGCAGAGAACAGTCTGATGTTCAGCGGTGAggttttctggcatttagctCGTTCTGTTTTAAAGAACATAGGTGATCATACACGTCGCCCAGACATTCAGATggactctgtttttttttgttaggtgTCTAAAAATGGCATGGTGAATTCAGTGTTTACACTTTACGAGCTTTCTAATGGCGAAGACACAGAAAGCGAAGGTAtgtatactttatttatttatttgtttgtttgtttgttttgttcaaagTCTTTTTATTGATATTTCACATATATCAACactttcaaaaagaaaaacaggatgACGTTTTCTTGCTCCAACAGAGCTCCCCACCCTCACTGCACCATTATTATACATTGTTATGCACACTCTATTCTATAccatattattatttgtatacatatatatgtatacaaagaggggggaaaaaatcaagaTTAACCAGCAAATATTAAATTTGGATCCATTTTTAGCTAGTCTACTAGGTATAAATGGTATAAATTTATTGTGGAAGCTTGTATCCagtgtattaatatataaacaAGCTCTACCTGTGTTGTCTGTTTCATTTCTATACTAAGTGAATTGTTTGGCCAGCAGGGGGCTCACACACCTCTCCCAACACCCCCGCCCCCATCACCTGCTCCTCAGCAGCTCGACACAGTcacaatactctacacacagaaacccaacagtgtcctgactaataaCAGATTtgcagtgataaaataattcctACTGATTCAAGCCAATTTCCATTTCTTCTGTCTCAGAGTACTGGTAGAAAGGGTCAAAGCAAAAGGTTGCCCACACGTTGGACTGGTTTCAGACTCACTCGATTCTACTGAATCCCACTGCAGCTGTGTTCGGCTTACGTCATCACAAATGTTTGCAGAGAACACAATGACTGACTTTTAtatatatgcgtatgtatgtatgtgtgtgtgtatgtgtgtatgtatatatatatatacacacacatacatacatagatacatacatacatacatacgcatatataTAAAAGTCAGTCATTGTGTTCTCTGCaaacatttgtatatatatattgccaaaagtattcgctcacccatccaaataatcagaatcaggtgttccaatcacttccatggccacaggtgtataaaatcaagcatctaggcatgcagactgtttttacaaacatttgtgaaagaatgggtcgctctcaggagctcagtgaattccagcgtggaactgtgataggatgccacctgtgcaacaaatccagtcgtgaaatttcctcgctcctaaatattccacagtcaactgtcagctgtattataagaacgtggaagtgtttgggaacgacagcaactcagacacgaagtggtaggccacgtaaactgacggagcggggtcagcggatgctgaggcgcatagtgcgaagaggtcgccaactttctgcggagtcaatcgctacagacctccaaacttcatgtggccttcagattagctcaagaacagtgcgcagagagcttcatggaatgggtttccatggccgagcagctgcatccgagctatacatcaccaagtgcagtgcaaagcgtcggatgcagtggtgtaaagcacgccgccactggactctagagcagtggagacgcgttctctggagtgacgaatcgtgcttctccatctggcaatctgatggacgagtctgggtttggcggttgccaggagaacggtacttgtctgactgcattgtgccaagtgtaaagtttggtggaggggggattatggtgtggggttgtttttcaggagctgggcttggccccttagttccagtgaaaggaactctgaatgcttcagcataccaagacattttggacaattccatgctcccaactttgtgggaacagtttggagctggccccttcctcttccaacatgactgtgcaccagtgcacaaagcaaggtccataaagacatggatgacagagtctggtgtggatgaacttgactggcctgcacagagtcctgacctcaacccgatagaacacctttgggatgaaatagagcggagactgagagccaggccttctcgtccaacatcagtgtgtgacctcacaaatgcgcttctggaagaatggtcaaaaattcccataaacacactcctaaaccttgtggacagccttcccagaagagttgaagctgttatagctgcaaagggtggaccgacgtcatattgaaccctatggattaggaatgggatgtcacttaagttcatatgcgagtcaaggcaggtgagcgaatacttttggcaatatagtgtatattttatatatatatatatatatatatatatatatatatgtgtgtatgagctgcACATATCATCTCCCCCTGTCACTCATACGTCATGTTTGTTGAGGGAGTCGTCATCAGCTAAAACAGACGCACAAGTGCAGGCCAGAGTACAGGTCGTGTTCAGGTTTTATGGGAATTGCggcacagttccagtgcaaccCGAACTcgcaccacctcctacaggtaaCCTCGGGTTCATTACAGCCGTGCGCTACCAGGTCCACGTGACAGCTTTGAAATTAATGTGAACTGTGGTCTGTTTCAGATTCATACTAAATAGAGTGTGAAAGCTTTCCAGAGTAACATCTTGCATCAGGACCTGCATGGTTGATGCTTAAAATAAGACGGATTTATATGAATGTCATGTCTTGAAGGGctgtgatgaaatgctttgtGGTTTTTTGGAGACATGACAAGCAACATTTCCcttaataatacagtaataattaAGGAATCAAGCACTTGGGGGTGTTCTgctataggaaaaaaaaatacacaatatagtgGTGTGATGCAACCCAGCATACAACAGTGTTTGTTTCCTCTTTAAAGATGATTGCTTTGCTATAACTGCACCCAGTGTTGTACtcctaatattttatttattaaatacactgcttataataatttttaatgcaGTGGCATGTCTGTGGAACAGGTTAAATTCATTCTTCCTTATTCCCTGTGTTATATTAACTGTTAAAATGTTGTTTAttcaccagcctcttttcttacCAAGTTACCAAGACAAAAAAATGCATCTTGTCATGTTAAACAGGAACTGCATTTTCCTGAGAttttcctgtggtggaaaaagTAGTTACAGGTTTAACTCTATTTTCAGTACTGGTCCTTATGTAAGCTGTTACTTAAGGAACAGATTAtttcaataaaatcattaaaataaacctgtgatgAAAATTCTCTGAGATTTTgttttagaaaatgaatcacCATCTACTGACCAAACAGAATTGAGATTTCAACAGGGCATGCTGAGGATTTGACTAAGAATCTGATAAGAAATTTGACAAATTTGGACCTTTCAGGGTCAGTAATGTGTAATGATGATGTACCGAAGAACATGCAAGTGAATGACGATGCACTTCATTTCCCAGAGTTCCATGGGCTGGAGGAGTGGATGCTGCTGCGTGCACTGCAGGCCCTGCAGGCTGAAGGCAAAGCAGAGATCATCACAATGGACGACGGCAAAGGAGTCAAATTCTTCTGATTTTACCAAATCACAATTTTTCTCGGGACAGTGTTGAGATGTCTTAAGCCCAGTCtgatctttttttgttgttgttgttttgttttgatctaTTGGGCTTATCACTCCGGTGGATGGGCTTTAGGGTTTGGATTTCCGGACACAGATTAAGCAGATTAAGCAGAATCCtggaaaattaaaaacaaacaaaaaaaaatctgtcttaaGATGTGACTGGAAGCCCAGGCCAAAACATCATAGCACTCCATTATGTAGTCATTGCATTGAAAGTCATAACTGTGTAGATAAACCTAACGACATTAATAATTTCGTTGTTGGAACTATTCTGAATTGGTGATTTTTACACCTTACAAACTGAAGATGACTCAGAAGCCTATTCCATGAGTTTGATGTAGGATTTCACTTGCAATGCGAAAGACTGAAAGCTCAGTCAACTGCTACGGcatatcagaaaaaaaaaaaaaaatatctatatctATTTTTGAGTCAACTTGtcagtttgattttttttttttcttttagtgcTGTAAATTCTGACAGACTCTCATTCTACTTGAATATCTCCTGTGTGTGATACCACAAACCTTACAAAATTCTTACTGGGAGTCACCGGATGCTTCCTTTCCAAGACACATGAAGACACAAACCAATTGTCCTTATGCCAGTTCTGGCAGTTTGGTTGCTGAAACTTTCCAGTAGCACTATTAGTCTTGTCTGTGTCCGTCTAAAACCACCTTTTATACCATGataatactgtaaaaaataaataagaggggttttcttttctcatttctcattctcgtttttaatgttttgtggCTTGGCTTGATCTGAAGCAGAGACACCAATCATCATGATATCAGCCTCAAAGTCACATATAAACAAAGGTGTTTTATTCTGCTTAGAGACTGAGTCACATGTTTTTCCCTTGCTTATGGTACTGAATGTTTTTCTAGTGTATGTTTTCCCATTTCTGAGCACTTACTTTTTAGTTTAGATCATTTTCTAGCACTCAACGTACTatatttccttttccttctcctaAATACTAATATATACATCAGGATCCTGGTCTTCGGTTGATTGCTTTAGCTTAAACCCAATTTCAAGACTAAAACAAGAGCTTCATTGGCTCAAGCCATAGGATTTAGTCTTCTGGGTCATTTAGCTCCACATTTGCATTATTAGTCCTGGGAACTGATACCAGATCAGTCAGTATAGTCTGAACACCAATATTTGTCAAAACATGGGGATTTGTAAACCAATATGGCAACCACATGGCTATTAATTTGAGTTTAATATAAAGCTTTACCTTATGACTGGTTCCAGGGATTAAAGTGGAAGGCATGTTTAAAAtctacagcatttggcagagcAACTTACTTTTATCTCATTGAtccaactgagcagttgaaTGTCACTCAAGTGAACCGCAGTAGGATTTGATTTTATCAACCCTCTGCTCTGTTCAACATTTGTAATAATAAGCTACCATTTTCGTGGTACTATGCTCAACTTCTAAAGCAGTATGCAAACAGGAAGCTGGGGTGTGGTCATCGACAGGGAAAAGTAAACTTACAGTAGTACTCACAGGAAGTGTGAGTCCAATCAAGCTTAAAAATTTGTCACTGTGCTATTCTATAGTGTATTTCTAAGGATGGTTGGGTCATTTCAAAACACGGCCACTGCCTGCCAATTAGCTTTTAGCAGAGGGTTTGTTTTgtgaatgaaacaaaataacaaaacaaatcgCTGCTGTAAGCAGAATATATTTACTAGAATATTTCtgtatgtgtaatatacacaataattcattttttctcTAAATATGTTGCTTCTTGAGGCCAAAATAAGTAATATCCTCTGTGTCCTGTTTGACTTTTTGTAATTGTTAATGAACATACAGTGAAACCACAAAAAGACATAAATTCATGAGGGAAATACTATTGCATGCTGTAAGGAACTAGAATTCACACAACTGTACCACAAGTTGTTTCATGCAGCACAAGCTGAAGGTAGTCGTAGCGAGCGGATTTTTCGAGTTACATCAGAATGCCATACCTTCTGAAAAATGTTATGGTCTTGAAATCTACACTTCGAGTTGATCCTTCAGGCCTGCAAAGTATCATCTATCAATCTGTGTTTGAGCAAGTACTGGAGTGGTGTATATGAAGGTGATGGGGAAACCCACCTGGAAATTAAATGACAGGGCAAAGTTAACAGGGAAATGAACACACAGTAGGTTTGAGTTTATTGGGTTTGGAAAGTATTCCAGCGCTTCAGGTTTGTGCATGTGTTCCATAAGTATTTGGAAAATGACACAATTTGCTGTAAGTTTGCCGTTGTTCACCTCCATAACTGAGTTGAAACAAAGCTTTTTGGCATTAACTGAAGTGGATTAACAAAAATGCTGCACTAACCGTTTAGAATTGCAACCATTTTTTACAAGTCCCTTAATTTCTCATTTAGGTAAGTATTCAGACCCTTGGCTAAGACTCTAATTATCTTGATAAAATCAATCCAATTTCTATAACACTTTTCCTACATGGGGTTGGAGGGAATCCTAGGGTCCCTAGGGGTGGGGGATGGGGGTGGGAGCAAACCATTACAAGGCAcaactgcactcacacacacccattcacacactatagataatttagagatgccaatcagcctacagcatATGTCTTTAGACAGGGGGAGGTAACCAGAGAAGGCAactcagaagaaaaaaacacaaagacaacATGCAATCGCCATGTACACATGGCAGGGGCAGAAATCAAACCTGCAACCCTGGAAGTGTGgcgcaaacatgctaaccattAAGCCACTGTGTCCTCAAAACAAAAAGTCAGTTTAATCAAGTGTAAAACAATAAAGTGTGAAAAATGGAAGGCTCTGAATACTTTCCTAACCCACTCTATATTCATTATTTTGCTCTCAGTACTAGGTTGGACTAATGGACTAGGTTAAAGTAGTGTAGTGGTGGTCACTGGTCGTGgcacgtatgtgtgtgtgttggggggggtgATATAGCAGCACGCGTTGGCCTCAGGTACAGCAGGAGGCGGGGCTCGTGCACGCACACAGCGGAGACTGCTCGACTCCCGCGCGCTCGTGCTTTCAGAACAAGCTGTGCAGAGCTCGTGTTAATTAAGCGGTGCAAACCGAGCGCGCGTGCATCTTGTGAACCGCGGAACCGCGACCGTTTCGGATTGCTGGTCGCTCAGCTCGAGGTAATGGTTTTGGTAAACTGTTTTGGTAAAAGGAAATTTTATGCTAATTTTGCAAAACTCTGGAACCAAGTAGTGAAAAATCTTTTGATTCGATAAATGTTCGACTTTTCACTCTCAGATTTCATATTGCAgattttcaaaaaaaataagGGACTGTCCAGTATAATCACCACCAGAACACGATGTCCTCTCTCCGGTCATCGGTTATGACTCTGCGAATAGTGATCGATTCAAGCTAAAGTGgatgtaagaaaaaaagaagtacaTATTT harbors:
- the pagr1 gene encoding PAXIP1-associated glutamate-rich protein 1 codes for the protein MQAAGDVESSLSDRVEVMGVKENEDKSTEEDTEKESEEATKPEDEKDEEKDTELPDEDKQNEGTKEGEDMTNGGQSQQEDDEWEIPYSDEELEEAKTWMPPPEEIKRLYELLAKGEMLELKWIPLPRRPPTPPRTPSPERDGENSDEDKQEESERKPPTPTEFDFDEEQTSMTPKNSFLVRRRTPGSSARSSVKRTARLDKVLSDMKRHQKLEEQILRTGRDLFKSNKSTQDRSSAGSQRERDKERERDSDPSTIFSPRQRRY
- the vps25 gene encoding vacuolar protein-sorting-associated protein 25; the encoded protein is MSFEWPWQYNFPPFFTLQPNVDTRQKQLAAWCSLALSYCRHRKLYTMDVLEAQESPMFNNKKIERKLSVEAIQVVFEELRKKGNLEWMDKNKTRCLIMWRRPEEWGKLIYQWVSKNGMVNSVFTLYELSNGEDTESEEFHGLEEWMLLRALQALQAEGKAEIITMDDGKGVKFF